The Rhododendron vialii isolate Sample 1 chromosome 1a, ASM3025357v1 region AAGAACTCAGGTTAAGgggttgacgggtcattgtacctggatCACGAGGGGATGGAGAATAACCAGAAGAGGAAGATTGACTGGTATCACGATTTAAAACCAGCTGTTCGGGCTGTTGTTGTTCAGAAACTGGTCCACGCGTAGATCTTCTAAGTCTTAAAAGAAGAAGCggcacgccttctgaaatgggaacttcaccaggttgaCCAGCAACAGTAACACCAGATGTGAATCTCGAATTCCTCGGCTGAGGAGCAGTAGAAGTAGAGGCAGCACTAGTACTGGGGTGGGCGAGTCTCCTATCAataacccctctgtacgaaaggtcgtatcccagcagtatatcagcgtcacgaccccgacctgctgtttGGGTACTAAGTACGCCTATgtattttaagattttattgATGTCCtttgttcggacgtagctcggctctcGTATAggacgcctgttagcgttttcagctgcaaagaGCAAAATTCAAAGTTACAATTAGACATCTAGAAAAGCTATGAGAAGAAAGTAAACGAGAATTACAAAGCGAAATTAGGAGCGTACATgggtaaccccatatgtgggggcaatgcaaACCCACCATTTGGCCGTCCTCCCCTATTGGCTCGAATGCTCTCGTTACGTAGAGGAAATCAacctcgtggtcacgagcagagtctggcaaattgagcacgagacgcttgtctgcTTTCCTAACTTTGAAATAATGTGTGTTGTATTCGGGGTTTAGcacaatgctataccaccactggatgtcccaaattccCAGTTGGGTCCCCAAGATCCTATTCAGGGCTACTACTCCCATCACTAACCTAAAGAAATTGgtcgaaacctgcattggcgtgattcgataccagtttaggatttgACGGAGTAATGAGTGTAGGGAAAATGaactccgccttcgacaatggctacaattgggatacacatcttAACCCATGAACCGCCATCCCTGTCtgcacctaaaggggcgagttcgagccccacgttCTCAGGGACGTTATACTCAGTCCTAAacgccgccatggcagttggggtttcacagagttttctaaacttactgggttttggaaggttttcactatcatccgccatggaaaCGAAAGAAGTGAGCGGGACAAATCGGAAAACTGGgtgcaatcaaaaccctaagaGATGAAATCTTACGAGACTATTGCAGTTGTTACCTGAGATGCAATCGAAATGCAGATGACAGCAATGGCGGATCAGAGATAGATGATTTTCGTCTGGTTTTAAAGAGAGAAACGAAGGATTTGAAACTTTGGatggaaaaataagaaaaaacccTTTTGAGGGGTTTAAGTGCCAGGGACGGAGACGAAACATTTCGTCTCATACCGTTACTTAAAAAGTAACGGGATAAAGGGATTCAACTAACGACGTATTGACGTCGTTTAGACAAAGCGTCAGTTCACATTAAATGTAAAGCGTACGAGAtgcgccacgtggagtcattgccTCGAGATGGTACGAAGGCAAAGGCGCCAAAGCATCAAATGAATATtaaaattatgactgcacggggtCAGAAGATTCTGGtctaaataatttttgtttctaagcttcatatatttcccccgaacagtggtaaataaatgaagctggggagcaattgtagggaggtattcccgaacagatacattttatagccgaacacgtggtatttgggagcacgtggtaagtatgacaggagttatcgccgggcagtatggtgaacggcgACATGGACCAAaaatatgggaagtcattgacccatgcagtctgttcggctgataaagacaaaagacatgtgaagtcattttTCCAGGTACACAATGAGGACCAGATGCATGTAAAGTCATTGGTCCATGTggactgttcggcaatgagatagccgaacagagAAAAAGGTTGCCCTGAATTCGTGAGGCGGCAGGGACGCTCTAGAAGGTTCCGGAGACAGTAATATTCagtaaaggaatgagatcccgagtaTATAGGATCTgcaaaagatacccaacgagaatgggatgttcggccagtaatggaaaagaatcctaaaaggactcttttctaataaactgataaaggaaacgataatccttgatatcctagttttcctatatgagttgggaatcctatggaaacagggatgcttgggcaacaagcatacacaaatctataaatatgaggtaaacctaaaggaaaaaggtacgcaatacattgcattcttattgctttgctactgataattagggtctGATTGCTAGTacatgatactaactttggcatcggagggcctttgccacgagaggcaaaggtgcactcaccccctgtctattttgcagattagggttccgacgacgaattagggttccggtgaaaaggcacgaataagccgttgcaatccaagttggtccgaagcatcaattgttttcatccccctacaaatTGTGCTATGGGAAAGAAGATTGTGCGTAACATTTTGCGTTACTTCCCTTTGACACCAAGATTAAAACGGTTGTTCATGTCTAGAGAGATAGCCGAGGCCATAAGATGGCACATGAATAATTCTACTGATGGTGAGGAATTCGGGCATCCAGCCCACAGTGATGAGTGGAAGGAGTTTGATGTTAAGCATCTTGAGTTCGCTTGTGAGGCTCGCAATGTGAGACTAGGAATAGCAACTGATGGCTTCAACCCTTTCGATAACATGTGCAACTCTTATAGCATGTGGCCTGTCATTCTTATTCCATACAACCTGCCACCATGGTTGGTTATGAAAGATTCGTTCTTCATGCTGACATTGCTTATTCCAGGGGATAAACAACCCGAGATCGATATCGATGTTTATTTGAGACCTTTGGTTGATGAGTTGAAGGAGTACATTAACTTACGATGCAACGAGTTGTGAATGGTTCCAAATGCGTGCAGCTTTTTGGTGGACACTACATGATTGGCCAGCATTGGGTGACATCTCAGGGTGGAGAACAAAGGGCCATTATTCTTGTTATACTTGCAAAGATGAACCATATTTTGAGTCATTGAGAAGTAAGACTGGGTACACAAATCATCGAGCCTACTTGCTTGAAGATCATGCAGAACGGAGAAAAAGGCTGGCCTATAAAGGTAAGCCCGAGAATCGGAAGAGGTCCTTAGAGTTGCCGGTGGAAAAGATACAAGAGTAGTTGAACAATGTAAGCGGGGTCATCTCCGGAAAGAATCTAGCCAATAAGAAAAGGAAATGTCACAAACCGAATTGGACGAAGAGAAGTATTTTGTATGAACTAACTTATGTGGAGGATAGGAAACTTCTGCACAACATTGATGTCATGAATTGTGAGAAAAATTTCAGTGAAAATATTGTTGGAACAATGTTGGGCATTGATGGAAAGAACAAGGACACGGATAAGGCACGAAAGGATTTGGAAGATAAGGGCACACGAAAAGATCTGGGGTTGACACAACGTCCCGACGGATCATATGTTAAACCTTGTGCGAGCTTTGCGCTAACCCCTAAAGAGAGGGAGGCTTTCTTTGAATTCTTGAAATCGGTCAAGTATCCAGATGGCTATGCAGCAAACATATCAAAGTCCGTGAATTCAACTAATGGTAGACTAACTGGCCTAAAAAGTCATGACTACCATATACTTATACAACAGATTCTTCTAATTGGGATGTGTGGTTTTGTGGGTAAGGAAATTAGTACAACATTATTTGAGTTGGGTAGTTTCTTCCAAGACCTTTGTTCTAAGACATTGAGGCGTAGTGAATTGGAGAAATTAGAAGAACGTATAGTGCTCATACTATGCAAGCTTGAAAAGATCTTTCCTCCAGCCTTCTTTGACGTGATGGTCCACTTAGCTGTTCACTTACCACGTGAAGCCATACTTGGAGGACCAGTACATTATCGGTGGATGTACCCAATAGAAAGGTAATTGTAACAAACATAATTATTTATTGAAAAGGGTCATTGTTTTACATGTGTAAACTTACTCTTAACTGGACTTGAAGGTTCCTTGGAACTCTGAAACAATTTGTTTCTAATTGAGCTCGACCAGAAGGTTCAATTGTAGAGGCTTACATTGTCAAGGAGTGCAATACTTTTTACTCGATGTATCTTGATGAGGTTGAAACCGTGCATAATCGAACTCAACAAAATGAAGACTTTGGTGAATGTCGTAAAGGCTACACAGTATTCAAAGAGACAGCTTGTCCTTTTGGGCCAGTCACAAGGAATGGCGAGATGTCACAAGAACTCCGTGACGTAGCCCATTGGTTCATTTTGTTAAATAGCCCTGAGATAGAGGAGTACCTGAGTACGtagttgactttttttttcatttaaaaaaaacattctttTTTGAATAGGGAACACAAAAAACTGTTGCATGTTCCAAATGGACAAAACATAACCAGTGTCCAACGGAAAGTCTTTCCCAAGTGGTTCAAAGAGAAGGTAAGATACTTGAAATTCTTTTAGAGATGCTAGTCATTAGCATTAAACGAACCATAACTTAAATTTAGTTAGCATAACTAACTTTTTCATGATTATATATACTACTTTAGGTAATTCGGTTGAGGGCTAACAAGTCAATGGAGGCGACTAATGAACTATGATCATTAGCAAATGGTCCCAATTTGCTAGTGAAGGAGCACTACGGTTGCATAACGTAATGGGTTCAGGTTCCGTACGAGAGAAGTAGATGACCGCCGTAGGAGTCAAAATAGTGGCGTGCTTGCTCATGGAGACCACGAGGGGAAGATGCACAAGTATTATGGTCACTTGATCAAAGTTTGGGAATTCGAGTACATGTGTGAGAATACAGTCCTTTTGTTTCAATGTGAGTGGTACAACACCGGCAACACAGGTCGAAATGGAACTATACAAACTGATAAATACTGCACAAGTATTAATGTCAAGAGTCGGTGGTGTCAATCTGATCCATTCATCTTGCCTAGCCAAGCAAAGCAAGTTTTCTACCTAAATGATACAAAATTGGGCGAACCTTGGCAAGTTGTGCAGTTGGTCAAGCAAAGGGGTGTGTTTGATTTACCAGAGGTGGGAGATGGTGAACCACTGGATTCTCCAGAATGTACCGATACCTTCCAACAAGAAAGTATGACTCATGAGTGCCAATTGACATTGAAGGTAATATCCGGTTCTGTAGGGAAGACGCTAAAGTTGAGGTTATTGCTGGAGTTGGGCCATTACATGAAACAACAGAAAACCCAACAGATGACAAAGTTTATGAAGAGCATGAAATAATAGGAGAGGATATAAATGATGAAGCTAGTGAAGACGATGAAATATCCGATGCTGATATGGATCCTGATATGGATTATGACGCgtagttcttttttttgggtagataTATATACTTCTTCTTAGCATTGTATGTGGATCCTTATATGTATTTTACATGTGCTTAGTTTTTGAAGTTATGGGTTTTCATTAGATATTTTGTTTTACACTGCTCTTAATCTGCATTACTTTTAAACtgtgttatttatttatagttCATCATCCCGCAGAAATGTCTAGAGGAGAAAAAGtgcctaccaaaaaaaaacaaggaagagTAATGCTCCAGCCTAATTTTCTAGCAACTCATTACAAACACATTATAAGAGGAcaagagatgagaaagtaaagAGGAACAATGAGGTATTGGAATCTCTTGGGGTTATGAAAATTGCAACATATATGATGGGATCGGCTCGGCACCAGTGTGCAAATGATAATGGGAAGCGTGGTAGGGCTGATCAGGTGGACGATCCTGACTATATACTATCAAATGATGAGGATGGTCATGGCTATAACAGTGAGTCTGATGACTCTTTCAAGCAAGATGTAAtaatgtatcttttttttttaatcttttcttcTCGTACTTTTTCTATTGTCTTCTCGTATGAATGAAGTGCAATTTGTATTAATGCTGGTGCATTTTGTATTCTATTATTATAGGACATAAAGATACCACCAGGTGGTCTACCAGCACAATCGCATATAGAGCCACAATGTGGTGCAACTCTGATCCCTGAGAGGGTCACCCGATCAACACCTCATCCTAGCATGGAAAGCCAAGCCTCACTGCCTCCCATTGCTCAGCCACAAAATGAGGTGCTACCTGAGAACAATGGCGGTGAGTAATGTAATATATGGTTTATTTTTACAGTTACATTATCTTGTTTTATGTAGTCTAAGTAAAATTATGACTAGTGcactttttgtggaaaaaaGAACAATTGACTGATAACCTtacgaaaaagaagaagtaatgtGATAGCTGGCTGTGTACCAAGGGTTTCATTCTTTGATTGTTTCTATGCATGGCTGTGATGCTGTATCATACTTACCCTTATATCACTTGATCATACGTGAGGGGTTTTCGATTTTCATTGGTGGGCATTTGCAGTGAGATGACCCCAAAGGTTTGTGCTCAGGACATTTGTGCACCTGCTATTACTTTAACTTCTTGTCAATTCCATTGTTAGCATATATGTGCTTGTGTGCTATTGGAAAGTGATATTGGAAAGTGCATGTGCTTGTGTCCCAAGTATATGATACTTGAATGTGCTGGATTTTTTTGCTAATACTGTGTATATTAGCTATTTTGGTAGCTGTTATTGTAACTAGACTCATTGAGCATATTCAGATCCGCTAGTCTTTGCTTGGCTGCTTTGAATGACTCTAGCTGTACATAGTTGTTTTCTTTTAGCTGCTTTGAATGACTCTTACTGCTGATGCTTACTGCTATTTGCTGTTTGCTATACATAGCTTTTTGCTTCTATATTCTGACGCTTActgctgttgctgctgttgtttgTTGCTTAAATAGCAATAGTTAATTATCTGCTGCTGCTGATGTTCCATCCATTTGCAAATGGACTGTTCGAACTGGTACCAGCTATCAGTTACTACCATTTACTGCCATCTCTTTTGTAAATGCTTAAGAGGACTAGGATACAAATAGTGTCCTTTACTGCCAGTTTGTCATAGTGAAGTCCCTGAGTTTTGGTTACTGTTTTCTATTATGGCTGCTGTTTTTCAATCCAGGGCAAAATACAGTTTCCTACAGCTGCTGCTACTTTGTTGTGTGAAGCCTACTGTTGCTGCTATTCTATTATCCTATTTTGTTACTTTTACTATGGcattgttttccttccctcttactAGATGGATTGGAAACATCGCATACCATTTAGCCCATGTAGCCATTTGGTGTAAACAATCTTatttactcttgttttgttttgtttgtgacAGAAATCAATAGACCTACCCGTGGACCTACGCGAGGCATTCAAGCTCAGGGACTCATTGACAAACAAGGAAAGCTTCCAGTTCCCATTCCACAACTATTCCGTGCGCCGGTAGGAAAGCATGCTACTCAATTGGCATCAAGGATTGGTGTCGAGGTTCGCACACATGCGATAAACGTTGGCGTCCCTAGGTGGAAGGCAGTAGATGAGAGTGATAAAGCGCCTATACTTCAGCGTATAATGGTAAACTCTGAGTATTTCCAGCAGTTAATCTTTCATTTGCAGTACCTCTTTTTCATTTGCGGCTGCTCTCTTTCATTTGCAGCACACGTAAACGAAAGGTTAGAGTGATAAAAAGTGAGCACCTTTGTCTGAGTCCTCTTGTTTTGAAACCAAAACTTGATCTGCTTAGGCTCAAGCCCCAGATCCCTACTTAGTTGACACCGCTGGTTATCATCTAGATGTGGGCATTCCTTAAAGAACCTTAAACTCACATCATCCGGAAATCCCATTATTACACACACAGAGAGCTTTAGGAACGATCAGATCAATATCAAACGCAACCAAATAAGCTAAAAACTACAAAATATGAAAGCTGTGGTGAAACAGCATTGCCcaaacaaatttcaagaaaTCCAAGGCAAAGAATGTATCAGTATCATCAAAGCAGTTCTTAGTTTACAAATAAGGTATTAATTCTGTAACTTAGGATCAAGTCATTactaaaattatcaaatattgcAGGATAAGTTTGACTTGCCAGGAGATCCAATCGATGTTGAAAAGGCAGTGGCAACACAATGTGTACGGAGGTTGAGCAATCACAACTTCGCTTTGCACaaaaagtacaagaaacttaaagaaacGACGGGGGAAGAGTACGCTAGAAACAACCCACCAGCTTGTGT contains the following coding sequences:
- the LOC131330751 gene encoding uncharacterized protein LOC131330751 is translated as MKIATYMMGSARHQCANDNGKRGRADQVDDPDYILSNDEDGHGYNSESDDSFKQDDIKIPPGGLPAQSHIEPQCGATLIPERVTRSTPHPSMESQASLPPIAQPQNEVLPENNGEINRPTRGPTRGIQAQGLIDKQGKLPVPIPQLFRAPVGKHATQLASRIGVEVRTHAINVGVPRWKAVDESDKAPILQRIMVNSEYFQQLIFHLQYLFFICGCSLSFAAHDKFDLPGDPIDVEKAVATQCVRRLSNHNFALHKKYKKLKETTGEEYARNNPPACVNPE